The following proteins are encoded in a genomic region of Paenibacillus sp. FSL R7-0273:
- a CDS encoding helix-turn-helix transcriptional regulator, with amino-acid sequence MSLVLNIEPAAAYRIVDEFKEDDLVKLEDGSFHVNTDMPSGEWLIQYLFSYGDLLEVVEPESLRLEMKARTAKMAGKYLG; translated from the coding sequence ATCTCTCTGGTATTAAATATAGAACCGGCGGCAGCCTACCGTATCGTGGATGAATTTAAGGAAGATGATCTCGTGAAGCTGGAGGACGGCTCTTTCCATGTCAATACAGATATGCCCTCCGGAGAATGGCTTATTCAATATCTTTTTTCGTATGGAGATTTACTGGAGGTAGTGGAGCCGGAATCCCTCAGGCTGGAGATGAAAGCCCGCACAGCCAAAATGGCCGGAAAATATTTAGGATAA
- a CDS encoding Dabb family protein, with product MIVNHLLLKLKDRSPENLERIQTALLSMRGRIDVLLDAQAEINVRPSPSAYDLILITRFASLADMEEYLIHPAHQEVAGLIGTALETQASVCCEI from the coding sequence ATGATAGTAAATCATCTGCTGTTGAAGCTGAAGGACCGGAGCCCGGAGAACCTTGAGCGCATTCAGACCGCACTGCTTAGCATGAGAGGTAGAATAGATGTTCTTCTTGATGCTCAGGCTGAGATTAACGTGCGCCCCAGCCCTTCTGCGTATGATCTGATTCTGATTACCAGGTTTGCCTCTTTAGCAGACATGGAGGAATACCTTATACACCCGGCCCATCAGGAGGTAGCGGGGTTGATTGGGACGGCTCTTGAGACGCAGGCTTCTGTTTGCTGCGAGATCTGA
- a CDS encoding ABC transporter ATP-binding protein: MTKGLQMKELTQYYYQGSNRISALDHVSISVEPGEFVAVVGPSGSGKSTFLSIAGALLKASEGEVKLNGNNISALTAQELAHTRLKEIGFIMQSSNLVPYLHVLDQLLIIKRMSGKVKREDKEFATKLLEKLGLGSKLKSFPEELSGGEKQRTAIARALINNPNIILADEPTASLDTRRAHEVVSLIAQEVNTGQKAAIMVTHDERMLEYCDKVYRMEDGKLSLQQAAKKSNLKEPAGTRRSLLQ, from the coding sequence ATGACTAAGGGATTACAAATGAAGGAGCTCACACAGTACTATTACCAAGGAAGTAATCGGATTTCCGCACTTGATCATGTGTCCATATCAGTGGAGCCGGGTGAGTTTGTTGCTGTAGTTGGACCGTCCGGTTCCGGGAAAAGCACATTTTTGTCCATTGCCGGAGCGCTGCTTAAAGCTTCGGAAGGCGAAGTTAAGCTGAACGGAAATAACATTTCTGCGCTTACTGCCCAAGAGCTGGCGCATACAAGACTAAAAGAAATCGGATTTATTATGCAATCCTCGAATTTGGTTCCCTATCTGCATGTCCTTGATCAGCTGCTCATTATAAAGAGGATGTCGGGAAAGGTTAAAAGAGAGGATAAAGAATTTGCCACTAAGCTGCTGGAAAAGCTGGGGCTGGGCTCGAAGCTAAAGAGCTTTCCGGAAGAACTGTCCGGCGGTGAGAAGCAGCGGACAGCGATTGCCCGTGCCCTGATTAATAATCCCAACATCATCCTGGCAGATGAACCGACAGCAAGCCTGGATACCAGACGTGCACATGAAGTAGTCAGTCTGATTGCGCAAGAGGTGAATACAGGCCAGAAAGCGGCGATTATGGTTACTCACGATGAGCGTATGCTTGAATACTGCGACAAGGTATACCGGATGGAAGACGGGAAATTGTCTTTGCAGCAGGCAGCTAAGAAGTCGAATCTCAAAGAGCCTGCCGGGACGAGGCGAAGTCTGCTGCAGTAA
- a CDS encoding SDR family oxidoreductase, producing the protein MNNSPDIFNMSKEFTGKRVLVTGGTRGIGLAIVKRLHAAGAKVMATARSIPEALPEGVGFIQADVSLPEGVDHIVQQTIEQLGGLDILINNVGGSSTSTAGALALTDEDWQTTFTANLFSSVRLDRGFLPYMAKQQSGVIVHISSIQRKLPGIMTMPYSAAKAALVNYSKNLATQFGPKGIRINALAPGFTETESAERLIGRMAEQAGTDYTAARQQLMNELGGIPLGRPARPEEVAELAAFLASDRASYITGCEYVIDGGTIRTV; encoded by the coding sequence ATGAATAACAGCCCGGACATATTTAATATGAGTAAAGAATTTACTGGTAAAAGAGTACTGGTAACCGGCGGCACCCGGGGAATCGGCCTCGCGATCGTAAAGCGCCTGCATGCGGCGGGGGCTAAGGTCATGGCTACGGCAAGATCTATACCTGAGGCATTACCGGAGGGAGTAGGGTTCATTCAGGCCGATGTGAGTCTTCCGGAAGGCGTGGATCATATCGTTCAGCAGACGATTGAACAGCTCGGGGGTCTGGATATTTTGATTAACAATGTGGGCGGCTCCTCTACAAGTACAGCAGGAGCGTTAGCTTTAACAGATGAAGACTGGCAAACCACCTTCACTGCCAACCTGTTTTCTTCCGTCCGGCTCGATCGCGGGTTTCTACCTTACATGGCCAAGCAGCAAAGCGGAGTGATTGTCCATATCTCTTCGATTCAACGTAAGCTTCCCGGCATCATGACCATGCCTTATTCGGCTGCCAAAGCTGCGCTCGTCAACTATAGTAAGAATCTGGCTACCCAGTTCGGACCTAAGGGGATAAGAATTAATGCACTGGCACCGGGATTTACTGAGACGGAATCGGCGGAACGCCTTATCGGGAGGATGGCTGAGCAGGCTGGAACGGACTATACTGCTGCGCGCCAGCAGCTAATGAACGAGCTTGGTGGCATTCCCCTCGGCCGTCCGGCCAGACCCGAGGAGGTTGCCGAGCTGGCGGCCTTCCTTGCCTCAGACAGAGCCTCTTATATCACCGGGTGTGAGTATGTCATTGACGGCGGAACGATTCGCACCGTGTAA